Proteins found in one Paenibacillus dendritiformis genomic segment:
- the ftsX gene encoding permease-like cell division protein FtsX, which produces MTFNTLARHLREGSKSLFRNGWMSFASVSSIVISLFILGVFMVLSINVNAITNNIDNQVQIRVFLQLDVTPEETKLLETDIGNMSEVSKVVFISKKEGMKLLEQQMGEDGKELLAGYNDETNPLPDSFTVDVYEPDDVPMVAKKISMLNETNSAKPIWKVQYGKGTVETLFKVTSTIRNFGLLVVAGLAVTAMFLISNTIKVTIMARQREIGIMKLVGATNSFIRGPFFVEGALLGIIGSVVTIVLLFYGYQQLTTHFEFGLMIIKLVPLKDIWLLVGGTLLGLGVVIGVWGSTISIRKFLKV; this is translated from the coding sequence ATGACTTTTAATACGTTGGCCCGCCATCTGAGAGAAGGCAGCAAGAGCTTGTTCCGCAACGGATGGATGTCATTCGCCTCCGTAAGTTCGATCGTGATCTCTCTGTTCATTCTCGGTGTATTCATGGTATTGTCCATCAATGTCAATGCCATTACGAACAATATTGACAATCAAGTGCAGATTCGGGTCTTCCTTCAACTGGATGTGACGCCGGAGGAGACGAAGCTGCTGGAGACCGATATCGGCAATATGTCCGAAGTCAGCAAGGTCGTCTTCATCTCGAAGAAGGAAGGAATGAAGCTGCTGGAGCAGCAAATGGGCGAGGACGGCAAGGAACTGCTCGCCGGCTATAACGACGAGACCAATCCGCTGCCGGATTCCTTCACGGTCGATGTATACGAGCCGGATGATGTGCCGATGGTGGCCAAAAAAATCTCGATGCTGAACGAGACGAACAGCGCCAAGCCGATCTGGAAGGTGCAGTACGGCAAAGGCACCGTCGAGACACTGTTCAAAGTCACCTCGACTATCCGCAACTTTGGGTTGCTCGTTGTGGCCGGGCTGGCCGTGACGGCCATGTTCCTCATTTCCAATACGATTAAGGTGACAATTATGGCGCGTCAGCGCGAGATCGGCATCATGAAGCTGGTCGGCGCGACAAATTCCTTTATCCGCGGCCCGTTCTTCGTGGAAGGGGCTCTGCTCGGCATTATTGGCTCGGTGGTGACCATCGTGCTTCTATTCTACGGGTATCAGCAGCTGACCACGCATTTTGAGTTCGGACTGATGATTATTAAGCTGGTTCCCCTTAAAGATATTTGGCTGCTCGTAGGCGGAACGCTGCTCGGCCTCGGCGTCGTCATCGGCGTATGGGGAAGCACGATTTCGATACGGAAGTTCTTGAAGGTATAA
- the ftsE gene encoding cell division ATP-binding protein FtsE, with translation MIEMQDVWKTYADGSHALRGVSVQIDKDEFVYVVGPSGAGKSTFMKLIYREEIPTKGQIVVSGFNIGKLKQRKIPFVRRNIGVVFQDFRLLPKLTAYENVAFAMEVIEAPPKVIKRRVPEVLELVGLKHKASSLPAQLSGGEQQRIAIARAIVNNPSVIVADEPTGNLDPENSWGIMKLLEEINYRGTTIVMATHNKDIVNAMRQRVIAIEHGHIVRDEVRGEYGYDF, from the coding sequence TTGATAGAAATGCAGGATGTGTGGAAGACGTACGCGGACGGATCGCATGCGTTGCGCGGAGTCTCTGTCCAGATTGACAAGGATGAGTTCGTCTATGTGGTTGGTCCTTCCGGAGCGGGGAAATCAACCTTTATGAAGCTGATATACAGAGAAGAAATCCCGACGAAAGGGCAGATTGTCGTCAGCGGATTCAATATCGGGAAGCTGAAGCAGCGCAAGATTCCGTTCGTGCGGCGCAATATCGGCGTCGTATTTCAGGATTTCCGCCTGCTTCCCAAGCTGACTGCCTATGAAAATGTAGCCTTCGCGATGGAAGTCATCGAGGCTCCGCCGAAGGTCATTAAGCGCCGGGTGCCGGAGGTGCTCGAGCTGGTCGGCTTGAAGCATAAGGCATCGAGTCTGCCTGCCCAATTGTCCGGCGGGGAGCAGCAGCGGATTGCGATCGCCCGGGCGATCGTGAACAATCCGTCGGTTATCGTGGCGGATGAGCCGACCGGCAACCTCGACCCCGAGAATTCCTGGGGCATTATGAAGCTGCTGGAGGAAATTAATTACCGCGGAACGACGATTGTCATGGCGACGCATAACAAGGACATCGTTAACGCCATGCGTCAGCGGGTTATCGCGATTGAGCACGGACATATCGTGCGGGATGAGGTTCGGGGGGAATACGGATATGACTTTTAA